From Desertifilum tharense IPPAS B-1220, one genomic window encodes:
- a CDS encoding DUF2237 family protein: MMELKNVLGEKLESCCTSPMTGYHRDGYCRTGTHDFGMHIICAQVTSEFLDYTRSQGNDLSTPIPGFNFPGLKPGDRWCLCASRWKEALDAGVAPPVILAATHMAALEYVSLSELKQHALEA, encoded by the coding sequence ATGATGGAACTTAAAAATGTGTTGGGAGAGAAGCTAGAGAGTTGCTGTACCTCTCCCATGACAGGCTATCACCGAGATGGTTACTGTCGCACCGGAACGCATGATTTTGGAATGCACATCATTTGCGCCCAAGTCACTTCAGAGTTTTTAGACTATACCCGATCTCAGGGTAACGATCTGTCTACACCCATCCCTGGATTTAATTTTCCAGGCCTCAAACCGGGCGATCGCTGGTGTTTATGTGCTTCGCGCTGGAAAGAAGCCTTGGATGCTGGAGTCGCCCCCCCCGTCATTCTTGCGGCTACCCATATGGCAGCTTTAGAATATGTTTCTTTGAGTGAGTTGAAGCAACATGCCTTAGAAGCCTAG